In Corynebacterium aquilae DSM 44791, the genomic stretch CGAAAAAACGGGGGAGGAGACAAGCAGGAGTGATGCGGCTTTAGGCGCGGTACTCGCTGACTTCACGCCACGCCAACTGCTCCCGGCGCGAGGCGTCCACATCGGGCAGCTTGAAGATGTGGGCGACGTTGTTCCAGGGCTCTAGGCGAATGTAGTTCGCCCCGGTGAAGGTGTAGCCGGCGCCGGTAATCAGATCGGTGACCTCGAAGTGGTCGTATCCGCCCAATCCCACGGCGTGCAGGTCAAGGTGGAGGGTGCCTTCCTGGGCGTTGTAGGGATCGAGGTTGACGACGACGAGAACGCTGTTGCCGGTTAGGGCATCCACCTTGGAGTAGGCGATCAGGTTGTCGTTGTCGATGTGGTGGAAGTGCAGCTGGCGGAGCTGCTGCAGGGCGGGTTGGCTGCGGCGAATCTCGTTGAGCGTGGTGATAAACGGCTCTAGTGAGTTGCCTTCGGCCAGGGCGCGTTCGAAGTCGCGGGGTTTGAGTTCGTACTTCTCCGAATCCAGGTATTCTTCGCTGCCGGGGGCGACGGCTTCGTGTTCGAATAGTTCGTAGCCGGAGTACACGCCCCATAGCGGTGACATGGTGGCGGCCAGGGCTGCGCGCAGCGCGAACATGCCGCGGCCGCCGTGCTGCAGGGTGGCGTGCAAAATGTCGGGGGTGTTGACGAAGAGGTTGGGGCGGGATACGTCCGCCATGGCAGAGATTTCGCGGGCGAATTGCTCCAGCTCCCACTTGGAGACCTGCCAGGTGAAGTAGGTGTAGTTCTGGGAGAACCCGGCCTTAGCCAAACCGTAGAGGCGTGGGCGGCGCGTGAATGCTTCCGCCAGGAAGATCACTTCTGGGTGGTCGCGGTGCACCTTGGCGATTAGCCACTGCCAGAAATCGGCCGGCTTGGTGTGCGGGTTATCTACTCGGAAGGTGGTTACACCGCGGGTGACCCAGAACAGTACGACGCGCAGGATCTCGTTGTAGATGCCTTTTGGATCGTTGTCGAAGTTCAGCGGGTAGATGTCCTGGTACTTCTTTGGCGGGTTTTCCGCGTAGGCGATGGTGCCGTCGGGCAGCACGGTGAACCATTCGGGGTGGGCTTTTGCCCAGGGGTGATCGGGGGCGCATTGCAGTGCCAGGTCGAGGGCGATTTCTACCCCCAACTCCTGGGCGCGTGCGAGCATCGCGTCAAAATCTTCCAGGGTGCCCAGCTCGGGGTGCACCGCATCGTGGCCGCCGGCGACCGAACCGATCGCCCAGGGGGAGCCCACGTCCGTTGGCTCCGGGGTCAGGGTGTTGTTGCGGCCCTTGCGGTTGATCTCACCGATGGGGTGAATCGGCGGGAAGTACACCGTGTCAAAGCCCATCCGGGCAGCACGCTCAATTTCCGTCACGGCGGTAGCAAAGGTGCCGTGCACCGGGTTGCCCTCCGCATCCCATCCGCCGGTGGAGCGCGGGAAGAACTCGTACCACGAGTTCACCAGCGCCTCCCGGCGCTCCACCTGCACCTCATAGGTGTCGGAGGCGGTCACCAGCTCGCGCAGCGGGTGCAGCGTCAACAACGCCAGCACCTCCCGCGACAAGCCCGGGGCCACCCGGGCCCGCAAATCGCCCTTGCCGCGCAGCGATGCGGCAACATCCAACAACAACTTGCGGTTTTCCCGCGCCACCTGGGCCGCGGCCTTTTCAAACAGGCGGGCACCGTGCTCCAAATCGTTGGCCAGCTCCGCCTCGCCCTGACCGGCCTCAATCTTCGCGGTCACCGCGTGACGCCAGGTTGCCATCGGATCCGACCAGGCTTCGATGGTGACTTCCCAGGTGCCGGGAACGTCAGCCACCATGATGGCGTTGACGTGATCCGGGTCGTGCGGGCTGCGCTGCATCGGAATATGCAGCGCGTCCTTGCCAGCCACCTCAGAGCCATCGGGCCCCTTGACCACCGCGGTGGCGTTCATCGCGTCATGGCCCTCACGCCAAATAACAGCAAAAAGGGGAATCACCTCACCAACGACTGCCTTAGCGGGAACCGCCCCGCCGGAGACCTGGGGGCGAACATCATCAATTCCGAGGCGACCAACCATGGTTATCTTTTCGTCTTCTCTGTGAGTCGTAGGGGGCGGAAACAACACCGCCGGGCACCAAGTGCGCGGCCACAACACTTCCGCACGTTGTCCTCCTACAACCCTAGCTGGCAACCCACCCCCGCGACCACGAATCCGCACACCCACACCCCAACCCCACATACCCCCGCCACCCACCAGCACCACCCCGGCAAGTGTCACTGCCCACACGGCGAAACAAAATAAGACAAGATAGTCACCGTGAGCGAAAACTTGAGCCAGCGAAACGTACTACAATCCACCCCCGCAACCGCCCCCGTTGACGAGGCGGACCTGGTGGTCAACTTCCGCGACGTCACCTTCGTCCGCGACGGAAAAACCCTGCTTGGGCCCGTCACCTGGCAGGTCGAACTCGACGAACGATGGGTCATCATGGGCCCCAACGGGGCCGGCAAAACCACGCTCATCCGACTCGCCGGCGCCGAAGAATTCCCCTCCGGTGGCGTCGCAAAAATCATGGACGAAACCGTCGGCAAAACCGACATGCGCGACCTGCGCACCATGATCGGCATGAGCTCCGCCGCGCTGGCACACCGCATCCCCGACCACGAAGTCGTCGCCGACCTGGTCATCTCCGCCGGCTACGCCATCCTCGGTCGCTGGCGCGAAGAATACGACGGCATCGACTTCGACCAAGCGCTAGACACCCTCGAAAAAGTCGGCGCACTCCACCTCCGCGACCGCACCTGGGGCACCCTAAGCGAAGGCGAACGCAAACGCGTCCTCGTCGCCCGGGCACTGATGACCAACCCCGAACTACTCCTGCTCGACGAACCCGCCGCCGGCCTCGACCTTGGCGGACGCGAAGACCTCGTCGGCCACCTCGGAGAACTCGCCATGGACCCCGACGCGCCCGCCACCGTCATGATCACCCACCACGTCGAAGAAATCCCCGCAGGCTTCACCCACGCCATGCTCCTCGACGAAGGCACCGTCGTCGCCCAAGGCCTCATCGACGACGTCCTGACCAGCGACAACCTCACCCGCGCCTTCCACCAGCCCATCGAACTGACAGAAATCGACGGCCGCTACTTCGCCCGCCGCGGCACCGGCGGCACCAAACACCGCCGCTAACCCACCCAGAAGCCCCACCCAGTAGCCCCACCCAGACCCCAGCCGGCCCCTACACAAACCCCACCTAAAACCACACCTAAAACCACACCTAGCCCCTAGCTAGACCCCCAAAACCACCCCAGACCCCCAAGCACACGTAGTAGAAAAGAAGAAACACCACCCCGCACCGCACCCACCCCGCACGTGCGACCACACCAGCCACAAGGAGGTGACGAAAGCACATGGAAGGCCACCAAGGACGAAAACTCTCCGCCACCGTCCTCCTCGTCCGCGACAGCGACAACGGCATCGAAGTCTACGCCCAAGAACGCACCCACACCATGCCCTCTTTCCCCTCCACCACCGTCTTCCCCGGCGGGGGAGTAGACGCCCGCGACTTCGACATCTCCCGCCCCCACCTGTGGGCCGGACCCGACTCCCGCCACTTCTCCCAACTCCTCGGCGTCGACCGCGCCAAAGCCCGCGCACTCACCTTCGCCGCCGTCCGCGAAGTCTTCGAAGAAGCCGGCCTCCTCCTCGCCGTCGACACCACCGGCACCGTCCTCAAAGACGCCACCAGCTACCACCACCAACGACTGGCCATGGAAGCCCACATGCTGCCCCTGCACCAGTTCCTCGACAACGAACACCTCCGCATCGACTCCTCCCTCCTCACCCCCTTCGCCCACTGGATCGGCCCACCCAACCTCCCCATCGAAAGACAATTCGACACCTTCAGCTTCCTGGCACACTGCCCCGAAGGACAAGAACCCGACGACATCCACACCCGCGAAACCACCTCCGCCGGCTGGTTCCAACCCCACCTCCTGCTCGAAGGCTTCAAAGCCGGACTCCTCCACCTCGTCCTCCCCACCTGGTCCCAACTCCAACGCCTCGCCGCCGCCAGCACCGTCGCCGACCTGTTCGCCAACCCACCCGCATACCCCCTCGTCGTCGAAACCGAAGCCCAACCCGACGACCCCCGCTACCGCGAATACTTTGCCATCCGCGCCACCAGACCCCCACGCCGCTTCTAACAAAGCACCAACAGGCCCACCAGACCCCCACGCCGCTTCTAACTAAGCACCAACAGGCCCACCGGAACCCCACCGGCACACCCCCACACCGCATGAGCTACACCACCGCCGAAGTCAGCTTCCTCGTCGACAACGCCAACACCATCGACGCCATCGCCCCCACCATCTCCCTGGCCAAAAAAGACGCCATCCACACCGCCAGCACCCTCAAACAGCACTTCGGTGACCACGCCCGCGCCGTCCACGAACTCCTCACCGCCCGCGCCAGCGCCCACCACCACAACAAACTGCCCTCACACTGGCTCATGTGCACCGACAGCTCCCAACAAGCCACCCCCATGGCCGTCGCTGCACTCCGCGCCCACCGCATCCACACCACCATGGGCACAGGCACCACAGCCCACGACGTCACCTGCTCCATCGGCACCGAAATCGCCGCCCTCACCCACGCCGGAATCCCCACCATCGGCAGCGACCTCGACCCGGCACGCATCGCCATGGCGCACTACAACCTCAACCACACCCCCCAGCAAACACCCCACCAGGCACCCCACCAACTCGCCATCGCCGACGCCCTCACCACCACCAGCACCGCCGACATCATCATCGCCGACCCCGCCCGCCGCAACGGCGGACGCCGCATCACCAGCCCCACCGACCTCATCCCACCCCTCCCCGAACTCATCAACCGCCACCACAACCGGGCACTCGCCATCAAATGCGCCCCCGGACTCGACTTCAACGACTGGGAAGGCCTCGTCAGCATCACCAGCGTCGACGGTGGCGTCAAAGAAGCCTGCCTCTACACCCCACACCTCAGCGACAACCTCACCCGCGAAGCCAACATCATCAAACCCTGGGGACAAGACACCTTCACCGACCGTGACCCAGACGACTGCGGCGTGAGCGCGCCGGGACGCTACCTCATCGACCCCGATGGGGCAGTAGTGCGCGCCGGACTGGTGCGCGCCTTCGCCCACCGCTACGGCCTGAGCCAACTCGACGAACGCATCGCCTACCTGACCGGGCAAGAAATCCCCGCCGGCTACTCGGGCTTTGAAATCCTCGACGTGGCCAATCCCAAAAAGGTCAAAGCAGCACTTGCAGCTCACAACATCGGCTCGGTGGAAATTCTGCTGCGCGGCATCGACGGTGATCCCGATGAGCTGCGCAAAAAATACAAGCCCAAGGGTAAAAACCCAGGTGCGGTGGTGCTCACCCGCATCGGCTCCCAGGGAGTTGCGTTGATTTGTGGCCCCAGACAGCATCGTGAACGCACCTCGGCGTAGTCGCGGACAAGATCCCGACCGAGGATCTGCGGCTTGTATACAGGCCCTCGGCAGCCACCATCGGGCAAAATAGGCTAGGCTAACTCCGGAAAACGCATGGTCTTCTACAAGCGCTGATTGCTAGCATGGAAGACTTGAGCCTCGCCTGCGCGCCAACAGCCGTCAAAGCTTGATCCGCGCAGGCAGACAAATAAAAGACAAAACTTGTAGGAAGTGAGAGACGAATGCCCACCATCGTGGTGTGCGTCAAGCACGTCCCCGACACCTGGTCGGAACGCACCCTGAACCCCGATTTCACCCTCCACCGCGAGGGCGTAGACGAGGTCATCGACGAGATCAACGAGTACGCCGTCGAGCAGGCACTGCAGCTCAAGGAAGCCAACCCCGACTACCGGGTCGTGGCCCTCACCATGGGCACCCCGCGTGCTGAAGAAGCACTCCGCAAGGCACTGGCAATGGGCTGCGATGACGCAGCCATCCTCACCGACGACGCGCTCGCCGGCTCCGACGTGCTCGGCACCTCCTGGGCGCTCAACAGCGCGATTAACGCCCTCGGCGAAGACGTCGCACTGGTGGTCACCGGCAACGCCTCCTCCGACGGATCCATGGGGGCTGTGCCCGGCATCCTGGCCGAATACCGTGCTGTGCCCGCGCTGACCAACCTCACCAAGGTCGCCATCGAGGGCACCACCATCACCGGCACCCGCGAAGACACCCACGGCGAATACGAGCTGTCCGCCCAGCTGCCCGCCGTGGTCTCCGTGACTGAAAAGTCCGGCAAGCCGCGCTTCCCCAACTTCAAAGGCATCATGGCCGCCAAGAAGAAGGAGATCCGCACCTTGAGCCTCGCCGAGACCGGCGCCACCGCCGAGCAGGTCGGGCTCGCGCACGCCGCAACTGCCGTGCGCAGCGCCGACACCCGACCCGAGCGCACCCAAGGCACCATCACCCGTGGCGCCAGCGCCCCCACCGAACTCGTCGACTTCCTCGCCGAGCGCGGCCTGATCTAACCCGCCGGATCGCTACCTTTTCACGGCAGCGACCACAGCAGTACACACGATCTCCACGCCCACCCCTCTAGTGGGCTGCACAGACATAAGGAAACCCACCACCATGGTTTACGTTCTCGTGGAACACGCCGGCGGCTCGCTCGACGCAGTCACCGGTGAACTGATCACCGCGGCCCGCCCCCTGGGCGCCGTCACCGCCGTGGTCGTCGGAACCCCCGGCACCGCCAACCAGCTGGCTGAACAGCTGCGCACCCTCGGCGCCGACACCATCGTCGCCGCCGAAGCCGACCACGTCGCCCAGCGCCTGATCATCCCCGCCACGGACGCCTTGAGCATCCTGGCGGCCGCCAACCCCGCCCCGATCCTCATCGCGCACGGCCCCAGCGGTAACGAAATTGCCGGCAGGCTCGCCGCCCGCCTGGCCAGTGGCGTGCTGTGCGACGTCGTCGCCATCAACCCGGATCTCACCGCCACCCAATCCATCTTCGGCGACACCATCACCATCGGCGCAGCCGTCGGCGGGGCAAGCCCCATCTTCACCCTGCGCCCCGGCGCGGTCGACGCTGAGCCGCAGGCCGCCCCCGGCACCCTGGTTGAGCAGCCCCTGCCGGAAGCGACCACCAAGGACGTCACCGTTACCGGTTTCACCCCGGCAGTCAAGGGCGATCGCCCCGAACTGACCCAGGCCAAGGTGGTTGTTGCTGGTGGTCGCGGTGTCGGCGATGAGGGCTTCGCCACCTATGTGGAGCCCCTGGCGGATGCGCTGGGCGGTGCTGTGGGCGCTACCCGCGATGCGGTGGATGCCGGCGCCTATGACGGTGCTGCACAGATCGGCCAGACCGGTGTGACTGTGTCCCCGGATCTTTACATTGGCCTGGGTATTTCCGGCGCTATCCAGCACAAGTCCGGTATGCAGACCTCCGGCACCATTGTGGCGATCAATAACGATGAGGACGCGCACCTGTTTGAGATCGCTGATTTCGGTATCGTTGGCGATGTTGAAAAGGTCGTTCCTGAAGTCATTGAGCTGATTAAGGCGCGACGCGGCTAAGCCAGGTCTTCTAGCGCGCACTGTTCTCCTGTCGTGGTTTAGCGATGCGAGAATGGTGCGCGTTTGTGTGTACTCCCACCCAATGAGCATTGGGTGTTTTTCGAATTTTTTACCTTTAAGGTTTTCATGCCATCTGCGGACAATCGCATTTATCTCGACCATGCCGCCACCACCCCGATGCGGCAGGTCGCCATCGACGCTTTTGTTGAGCATGCGCACCTGTTGAACCCGGGCGGGCAATACGCCTCTGGTCGGGCTGCCCGGCGGGTGTTGGAGACTGCTCGCGAAACCGTGGCGCAGCTGTTGGGGTGCGAACCCATCGAGGTGATTTTTTGCGCCTCTGGTACGGAAGCTGACAATTTGGCCATGACCGGTCTGGCCCGGGCAGGGCTGGCCGCCGGACGTGACACCATCGTGAGTTCCGGGTTGGAGCATCCGGCGGTTGCGAAAACCGTTGAGGATCTCACCGGCCGGGGCATGCGTTCCCATGCGCTTGATGTAGTCGGCGCTGTCGCCGATGTCGCCGGCTTTGCTTCCAGTGAGCGCGACCGGGATTTTGCGACACTGCGGCATACCGCGGTGGCCACCTTGCAGTGGGCAAACAACGAAACCGGGGCGAAACAACCCGTCGGTGAGCTCATCCAGCTGGCCGCCGACTGCGGGCAAGCTACCGGGATCACCGTGCCCGTCCACGTCGACGCGGTGCAGGCGGTTGGCCACGAGCACGTCAATTTCCACCAGCTTGGCTGCACCACCCTGGCTGCCAGTGGCCACAAGTTTGGCGGTCCGCGCGCCATGGGGTTGCTGCTGGCTCGCCGCAGCCCGGCACCCCAACCGGTGCTGTTGGGCGGGGGACAGGAGCGCGGGATCCGTCCCGGCACCGTCAACGTTGCAGGCGCTGCGGCGCTGGCGGCGGCGCTGACCGAAGCTCGCCAGGATATTGATGCCGAAAACCAGCGACTGAGTGCCCTGCGTGGCCGGCTGATTGCCGCCATCCAAGCAGATATTCCGGACGTTGTCGTGCACACCCCAGAAAATGCGCTTGCCGGCCACGTTCATGTCAGCATTCCCGGCGCGGAAGGCGATAGCCTGATCATGCTGCTTGATATGGCTGGCTTTGAGGCTTCTACTGGATCTGCTTGTGCAAGTGGTGTTAATCGGGCCTCCGAGGTTTTGCTCTCGATGGGGGTGCCCACCGACATTGCCCGAGGTGCCATCCGTTTCACCCTTGGGCGTACCACCTGTGCAGACGACGTCGAGGCTCTCATCCGGGCGTTGCCCGGTATTGCTGCGCAAGCCCGCAGCGCCGGAATGGCTTAAAGTCCACCGTGGCTTCCAAGCGAGACCTAGGTGGCACCAGTGGGCATGCGCGCGGTAGTCTGGCCGCTGCCCAGTAACCACCAGGCAACACACAATCAGGGAAAGAGATGGTGAATTCGTGCGCGTCATCGCCGCAATGAGCGGGGGAGTGGATTCCTCAGTCGCCGCAGCTCGACTGGTCGAGCAAGGCCACGATGTGGTTGGCGTCCACCTGGCGTTGTCCCGGGATCCGCAATCCGTGCGTGAATCCGCCCGGGGCTGCTGTTCCCTGGAGGATTCTGCTGACGCGCGTCGCGTCTGCGATCACCTCGGGATCCCGTTTTATGTGTGGGATTTTTCTGATCGCTTTGCCGAAGAAGTTATCGACGACTTCGTCACCTCTTATGAGCGCGGTGAAACCCCCAACCCCTGCCTGCGCTGTAACGAAAAAATCAAGTTCCGCGCCTTGCTTCAGCGGGCTCGTTCTCTCGGGTTCGATGCTGTCGCCACGGGTCACTACGCTCGTATTTCCCACGATGACAATGGGACGGCCACCCTCAAGCGCGCCATTGACCCCAATAAGGATCAGTCTTATGTGCTTGGGGTGCTCACCCAAGACGAACTTGATCATTGTCTTTTCCCCGTGGGGGATACCCACAAGCCGCAGATCCGCAAGGAGGCCGCAGCCCACGGCTTTTCCGTGGCCAGCAAGCCGGACTCCTACGACATCTGTTTCATTCCCGACGGCAATACCCAAGCTTTTCTCGGCAAGCGGATCGGCATGCGTCCTGGCATGATCGTCGACCAAGACGGCAAGGATCTTCGCCCCCACGACGGTGTTTACGGCTATACCATTGGCCAGCGCAAAGGCCTTGACATCAAGCAGCCTGCCGAAGATGGCAAGCCCCGCTATGTCACCGGCATTGACGCGCAGACCGCCACCGTCACAGTCGGCAGTCGTGAAGATCTTAAAATCGGCACGATCTACGCTGACCGGTTGAAAAAACTTCACCCCGATTTCGACGGCACGGTGGAGGCGATCATCCAAGTCCGCGCCCACGGGGGCATTGTCGATGCCACCGTGCACATTGACCTGGACGCCGACAGCCTGCGCTGCGAGTTGAAAACCCCTCTCGAGGGAGTAGCCCCCGGGCAGGCCGTCGTGGTGTATCTGCCCGATGAGGACGGCGACATCGTCATGGGATCCGGCACCATCACCGCAACTGCCCCCATGGCCCACAATGGCTGAAGGCCCAAGCACCACCGCTAGCGCTGCGGTTCGGCGCTCCCGCGCGGCAAACTTCGGCCCGCTTCCCGGGCACGATTTTGCGATCGCCACGGACATCATTGCCGGAGAACTCACTCACCGCACTCTGCCGTATCTTCCGGAGGCAGAAAACGGTCGCGGCGCGCGTCATGCCGACAGTGCCACTGCTGGCGCGCACAGCCTGGTCGCGCGCACCGCGGCCATGCTCGAGGGATTTGGGGTGCAACCAGGTCCCCGCGGACTCGTCCTGACCGCCGGCACCACCCGTTTTAGCGAGCGCATCCAACGGGCACTTGCGCGCCAGCTCGACGAGGTTTTTGCTAGCTGGGGCGCCACGAGCGAGCACATCCTGGTGCCGCTGCTCGGGCCAGCGACCCTGTCTTATCAACTGGAAATGCCCAACGGTTATCCCGCCATCACCGATGCTGGGGCGCGAAGGGATATCGGTGCTGCGTTGGTGGAATTGTCGGGGCGTATCGTCGGAGAGATTCAGCGACGCTGCGCTGCCTCGACTAGCGTGCTCATTGTTGATCCGGCTGCGGTGGCCGCAGTGCAGGGAACGCTGCCGGGGGTTACTGATTTTGACACCATAGCTGCGTTGGGGGCTGATGGGATGGCCAGTGCTTGGCAGAGAATGCACCAGGCTGCGGCCGCTGCGAGCTGCTCGGATGCACAGGGGCTAAGTGGGGCGATTGTGACTGGGGTGGCAGACCCTGTGGGGTGGGAGTTGGCGTTGCGCAGCGGGGTGCGTGGCCTGTGGGTTTCCCGGGACGCGATCAACGATTCACGCAGCCTTGACACCATCGCTGCGGTCGCCGATGCGGGGCTGCGGGTCGGCGTGGGAATCATCGAGGACGGCGATTATATCGATGAAGACCAAGCTATTCCTCGGCAGCGGGCCATTGAGGTGGCGAAGCTGGTCGACGACATGCAGTTGGGCCGCGAGTGGTTATCGACGTCGGTGGACGTCTTACCTAACAAACCTTTGTCTTCAGGCCAGGCGGTTGCGGCTTCGAAGCAGTTGGCATGTGCCCGGCGAACAGCGGAGATGCTGGTGCGGGACGCCGGCGATTTGTGACCTGATTTCAAGCCCCAGCGCCCACCTGGTGTGGTGTTCGCTGGGGCTGGTTTTTTTAGCGCGGGGCGAATTGTTGGGCGAAGGAGGCGATCGCGCCGAGCAGGCTGAGGATGGTGGCGATGGCCCCCAAGATGGTGATGAGGTTGCCGCTTGAACCAGGGATGGTCGTGCCGCCGGTGATGGGGGCGGGGCGCACGATTTTCGGGGTGCCTTCGCGCAGTCCGGTCACGCTTTCACCCTGGCCGCCGATGGTTTTGGGCGCCCGGTACATCCAAACCACCTGTTTGCCGGTGTCGGGTGTTTCCGGCAGGACGATGTCTTGTTGCCGCGATGCGAGGCCGGCGAAGCGTTTACCTTTGTAGGTTTTGCCGTCGCGTCCGAACACTTCGACGGCGCCGAAGCCGTAGTAGGTGTTTCTGGGGTCGATCATTTGGATGAGGTGCCCGGTGTTGTGGGCCCATCGTCCACCGTTGGCGTTGAGTGCTTTGAGTTCACCTTTGCCCCACCCGATGGTGATGGCGCTGTGGAGGTCGTTGTGCCCTGCGGCTAGGGATTCTCCGTAGTGGATGGGGGTGCCGAAGTGGGCGGTGGTGTAGCTCGAGCCATCTGGTCGGACGTGGTCGTAATGTGCGGAGGCTTCGAAGGCGCGTTGGATGGCGATGCGGTTGAGTGCTTCGCTGGTGTGCACGTCGAGGTATTGCTCCAGGGTGGTGATGCCGGCTGCGGCGGCGGCATCTCGCAGGCGGGTGCCGGCGGGGTAATGATCGTAGGCGTTGCCCTGGAATTTGGGGTTGGCTTGCCACATGGTGCGCCGCAGTTCTTTCAGGGAAGCCAGTCCGATGGTGTTGGCTTCGGCGGGGTTGTATTCGACGGCTTCGCCGACCATGTTGTGGGTGCCGACGTTGAGTTCGATGCCCGTGGTGGGGGAGGGATCTGCGGCGGCGATGTGGGTGGGCAGGAGCAGGGAGGTGGTGAGCAGGGCGGCAATAAGGCCTGTGCGCTTCATGGAGGTGTCCTTGGGGCGTGGGGGACTGTGAGTGGGGAGGTGGTGTGAAAAAGTCGGTTCCGAGCGGAGATTCTAGCCAGTAGCACCTGGGCTATAGGCGTGATTGGTGAAGAACTTATATGCCCCGGCACCCACGGAATGCATAGGAGCTGCATGGCACAGGTGTTTGTGCTCATGCAGCGCCTTTTAAGTGCGGGGTGAAATAGCCGCGGTGTTGTTTAGGTGTTGGCGGAGCGCATCGGCCAGGAGGTGGAGACGTCGGAGGCGTCGCGGTCGCGGCTTTCCAAATACTTTTTCAGGCTGGTTTGGGAGTCGTGATGCCACACCGCTTGTTTTTCCATCAATTCTTCGCCGCTGAGTCCTTGGAGTTTGTCGGCGA encodes the following:
- the mnmA gene encoding tRNA 2-thiouridine(34) synthase MnmA is translated as MRERDGEFVRVIAAMSGGVDSSVAAARLVEQGHDVVGVHLALSRDPQSVRESARGCCSLEDSADARRVCDHLGIPFYVWDFSDRFAEEVIDDFVTSYERGETPNPCLRCNEKIKFRALLQRARSLGFDAVATGHYARISHDDNGTATLKRAIDPNKDQSYVLGVLTQDELDHCLFPVGDTHKPQIRKEAAAHGFSVASKPDSYDICFIPDGNTQAFLGKRIGMRPGMIVDQDGKDLRPHDGVYGYTIGQRKGLDIKQPAEDGKPRYVTGIDAQTATVTVGSREDLKIGTIYADRLKKLHPDFDGTVEAIIQVRAHGGIVDATVHIDLDADSLRCELKTPLEGVAPGQAVVVYLPDEDGDIVMGSGTITATAPMAHNG